The segment CCTTCAACTTTTTAACCTCCTGTTTAACAGCTTCAATGTGCTCTTTAGCCGATCTTATTGGCTTCTGCTTCTTAGGTGGGAACAATGGGTCCACGTTGAGTTTGTGAGTTATAAATTTCGGATTCACTCTGGGTACCTTGTAAGGACTTCATGCAAAAACGTCCAGATTCTAGACTAGTAACAACAATAGGTTCACACGATCCTTATGCTTCATACTTGTTCCTATTTGAAAGCTCCTATTTTCACAAGGCAGTATGCTTACCCTATTCAGGTCCTCGGCATTGTCAGCCCCCTGACCTTCTTAGGGCTCCTGTAATTGCTATAAAGGGACCTCTTCGGCcgattctttttgctttatcTCCTAATTTACGACCACCACTAAGCACTGTCTTGCTGCCTACTGATCTCCTCTTACTGTTCCAACACCATGGTCAGTATGAAACTTCGCCTTAACATGCAAAGTGGACGATAGCGCCCCCATCGCGTGAATCCATGGCTTGTCGAGTATAGCTGTATAGGGAGAAAATGAACTAACCACAATGAAATTTACCATGACCTCCTTTCCTTCCATGTTCACGGGAAGTGAAATCTGCCCCTCAGGTACCACCATATGGCCATCAAATCCCACTAGAGGTGTGTCATATTTGGACAAATCTTTAGTCTTCAAACCCAGCCCTTTAAACAGATCAGGATACATTACTTCAACTCCACTTCCTTGGTCCACAAACACCCTTTTAACTATAAAACCATTTATCCGAGTGGTAACCGTGAGcgcatcatcatgtggctgaGTTGTTCCTTCTAAATTATCGTTGTTAAACGCGATCGGCTCTTGAGTAGGCTCCATTCTCTTTCCATGTGGACAGTCTTCTCAGTTACCCTCTGCCAAGGGCGGGTCCAGGATTTTTGTCTAGGGGGGTCAATAAGAAACTTGAGTAGAAGATAGATTTTGAGTAAGAGATGAATCTTGCGGCCTACAGAGTTTacttattacaaatttgtccatagttctagcaaaagaataaaaaataaactataagaTCATTtggcatattttttttttctaatgtaataaacatattaattattgttgttaattgattttttgcaattttttaatttataagtttacaattctttaaatatttgatattgTTATTGTAATGTATTAACCCACCCACATAGCTAACAACTACTGACAAGTCACAAATTCAGTCAAACAGTCAAAGTGCAAAAGACAAACTCAATTATGACTACACATAAATTCATAGAAACTGCAGTAACAGTGACTACACAATCAGACACGTATATGGctcaaaactcaattaaaaaaatacaaaacactaTAACCCATATACACCATATGGCAAGACATCAAACATGTGAGTAAGAGGTGGAGCTTCGAAGAAGACACATGAACAGAGATAAAGACAAAGCAAAAACACACTcacagtgagagagagagagagagatatggagGCGGCGATTAAGAACATAGATTTTCAAAACCAGATCCAGGCGGCATATCAAGGGGCAATTAAGTGGCTGCGACGACAGATCGTGGGGCTAAGCAGTGGTAGATTTTGTGTGTGAAGTATAGTTAGCCTTTTTCCTTTGGGTTTGGAGAGTGAAGAAGGATAGTGGGAATTTTTGAGGCTACGCAGCGACAACTACTAGGTTTTATTTGGccttatttttatgatttttcaaaattttatttatgggctttgtatttctgaaattaaaaaccgaaattttctattggatattttttttttcctagagtTTAAGTTGGGCTTTAAATAAAAAGGGTCAGGTTTAAAGGTGAGGGGGTGAAAATTTGTATTGTCAGGGgttcaaaacattttttaataaaaatattatatatatatatatatatatatataaagaatttgGGTCAGGGGATTCATTTGAACCACCTGACTACAACGTAGAGCCGCCCCTGCCCTCTACTGATACTACGGTTAACACCCCCCTTCGTCGGGTTGCCGAGGTGCCCATTGAGGCTGCATGAATAACCTCTATCACTCCTAATAGGGGTGGAAGTGTATTCCCTTGCGGCCTTGTGGTTCTCCTAGTTTCGCCACTCCCAGGCTCCGTGACAAATTCTTTCAAGTGCCCTGACTTCACTAGTTGCTCTAAGTGGTCCTTCAATATCCTGCATTGTTCGTTGGCGTGCCTCTTGTCCCGGTGGTAAGTACAGTACAAATTCTAATTTCTTCTCGTTGGGTCACTCCCCATTTTGCTTAGCCACCGAAAATAAGGCTCATTTTTTATTCGTTCCAGAATCTTATGCACGGGCTCCTTAAACGCCACATTGATTTCCCTAGTATAGGCATTGGGCTCTTGAATCCTTAATTCCTTCCTCTAAGTGGTCCTTCAATATCCTGCATTGCTCGGTGGCGTGCCTCTTGTCTCGGTGGTAAGTACAGTACAAATTCTAATTCCTTCTCGTTGGGTCACTCCCCATTTTGCTTAGCCACCGAAAATAAGGCTCATTTTTTATTCGTTCCAAAATCTTATGCACGGGCTCCTTAAACGCCACATTGATTTCCCTAGTATGGGCATTGGGCTCTTGAATTCTTAATTCCTTCTTAGCCTGTGGCTAGAAGCCCCCTAATCGAGACTCCTTCTAGTATTGCGGCACGATAGGTGCATTTCCTTTGTTTTGCTCCAGATCATCTTCCAGCCTTTTATACTCCTTAATATGTCTCATAAGTTGTCGCATATTCTCAGGAGGCCTCTTAGTTAATGACTCCTGTAACTCCGAATCTTCAGGCAAACCCAGCCTTAAAGTACTTGCTGCCACCTTTTCATTACCTCCACCGATCTCATTATACAACTCCCAATACCTACTAGCATAACTCTGAAGAGTTTCCCCGGCTCCCATCTTCATAGAGAGTAACGCATTCACTGGCTGGAGTACCCAGCTACATGTCATAAACCAGACTCCGAACTCTTGAATTAGCTCTCCAAAATTATGAATTGATCCCTTCCTTAACCCATTAAACCACCTTAAAGCAGTAGGCCCGAGGCTAGAAGGAAATACTTTACACACAAGCGCATCATTTTGATTGTATAGAGACATCATTTGAATATAATGATTGACGTGCTCAACGGGATCTGTCTTTCCATCGTACGAGATGAATGGTGGTTTGCTAAATCTCCTCAGCATTTGAGCTCGTTCAATCTCATCCAAGAACGGTGACTGGGTCGCTCTGTGCGATGCATGGCTCATAGCATCCATTTTGGCACTCCAGTGCTTACGTCGTTCAAGGGAAACTGAATCCCTATCAGCGAAATCCCGTGATCTGTCCCTGGACCGATCGGAACCAAACTGGCAGGACGCTTCTCCATGACTGTCCCCCACACTTACTGATCCTTCAGGAGAGTCATTATGATTCCTTCTTCGGCACCTGCTTCGTACCTCAAACTCCAGGTCCTTTACAAGCCTGTGTAGACGCTCTAACTCTTGATCTTGCTTGTCATGATGCTCTTGCTTGGGGACCAATACGTTTGCGACAATTCCTCCCCCAAGCTAGAGTGTTCTTCACCCCGCTCATGTCTTTGGCCTTCATTTCGCTTATACCTCCTTTCTTGCTAGCTAGAACTCTAGGACGAGCCCCCGCACCCACTACTAGCATAGCTTTCTAAACGATGATTAGACATCTTCCGTTAAGCAAATTCCGTTGGAACTACAGTTGTGTAAGAGATTCCCATAAACGGCGCCAATTATACATACCCGATTTTCCACTGAAGGGCTAACCTAGTAATTGGGCTCATAATTTACTtgttttggtgggtttttgaGTATCCTACAATGGGTAGCTCTTGGGCAGATTCACTTAAGTGCTTGGTAGAGTAGCTAGCCTCTCTCACTAGAAGCCTTCCCTTGTATACTTGGCTATTCTCCCAATCCTACCTTTCAAGTGTCTAACccctttttccccttttcttcATATATTTATAACTTGATAATAATGGGCTGAACaatgattgccctttggcaccATTTGTGTGGGTGGAGCCCAATTTAATTATTCTTGACAAGAATATGCTCTGCGTTTGGAATAAGAgctgtgatgttggaactggtGTTGGCCGCCGAAAATCGCTCAGCAGCGGGGTTTCCCAAGGCACTCCCGGCATGCTGAGGTATAACCGAGCAACAACGGTGTGCCCACTACTGCTTACGAAGACCATTTTGCCGTGCATTAAATTCCTAAATGATGGGTTGATGCCTGTGGGCCGCTTAGGGCTAACCATGAGGAATGGTGGGCCTATGGCCGGGTACTGTTCATTAGCCGATTCAGATTTGGGCCTAGGGGGAAATGTGCCTCTTGTTGTATGTCGTACAATACATAGTTAAATTAAGAATACATAGTTAAATTAAGTCCCAAGTTCACAAGCTTGTTATTATGTTTGACTCGTTTAATAGTCGAGCCTAAACTTATGCTTAAGCTTGgtttatttgctaaaaaaacaaatagaaaaacaaGTCTTTCCCTAAGCCAAGCTTAAATTGTTTGTAAACATCTTGAT is part of the Quercus robur chromosome 9, dhQueRobu3.1, whole genome shotgun sequence genome and harbors:
- the LOC126700781 gene encoding uncharacterized protein LOC126700781 — its product is MDAMSHASHRATQSPFLDEIERAQMLRRFSKPPFISYDGKTDPVEHVNHYIQMMSLYNQNDALVCKVFPSSLGPTALRWFNGLRKGSIHNFGELIQEFGVWFMTCSWVLQPVNALLSMKMGAGETLQSYASRYWELYNEIGGGNEKVAASTLRLGLPEDSELQESLTKRPPENMRQLMRHIKEYKRLEDDLEQNKGNAPIVPQY